The DNA region TGATCGAGTTCTGCATAAGCACCGCGGCTGATCGATTTGTCACTAGCAGAAGCACCACGCATGACTTGATAGGCATGTGTATATCCAGTCATGGATTGCCCTGTTTGTGTTTCGTAGCCACGGAAATAAGGCACGATATAAGACCCAAAATTCTCGATATATTCATCGCTATCGAGATAGGAGTTGATTTCAGCAGTATAGCCATGCTCAACAATTAATTGAACATGGGCTGAAATCTCAGCATAATTCTCTGGGGCGCGACCGAGTAGATGTTTGAAATTCAACTCAACTGCTTTAACGTTATTGCCTTTTTCGAGGAATAGGGCACGATAACGATCTGATTGAGCTAATGCTCTCACGAAGTCCCGAACAGAGATTTGGCCACTCGTGAATGCTGACTCTAACTGTGGAGATCGCTCGCTCTCCATTAAATATGCATTGCCGAAGACTTGCTTATAGACCGCTTCAACAACAATACTCGCTTCCTCTGCTGAGCAACCAGGAATATATTCGAGTGGAGCAATTCCTGCAAACGCTTTGGTGTAAGGATCACTAATCGAAGGGATGCGTGAATCACATTCAAGCTCAACGACAGTCGATTTAATCGTTTTGGCTAACTCAAAATCTGTGGAGTTGAATGGAATAGGAACATTGATTTTGGGTGTTGCTAATAACGCTTTTGTGAGAATAGTGCGTTGACTTCCTTTCATTGTTGCGCCGACGGTGCGATCGCTACCAGAAGCGCCACTCATCAAATCGAAGAGACGATTATAGCCCGCGACATTTTTGCCAGTTTGGCTGGAATAGCCCACATAATAAGGAACTGTGTCATCACCAAAGTTTTGAAGATATTCTTCGCTATCAAAGTAAGACTTCAATTCTGCGGCAAGACCTTCCTGTTCCAGAATCGCGAGATGAGCTGCAACTTCTTGGAAATCGTTAGGAGCGCGACCAAGGAAATGCTTGATATTTAGTTCGACAGCTCTAGCATTGGTGCAGTCATCGAAGAAGAGCGAGCGATAATGCTCAGACTGTGCCAGCTGACCAATGAATTCTCGTACCGTAATATTGCCTTGGGTAAGTTGGGATTCAGCAGTGAGCGATCGCTGGCTTTCCATGAGATGGACATTACCGAAGACTTGCTTATAAGCCGCACGAATAACAATGTCAACTTCTCCAGTGCCTGCACCGGAATATAACTTAACTGGTTGGCTCTTGCGGGCTGCAGGGAATGCAGCAGACGCTTCACGAGCTTGATATTGCTGTAACCATGTCGTAGGGGAAACGCTAGTACTTGCCTGGGCGGACTGTGACGATCCCGCAAAACGCTCAGGATTGTAGCCTAGTGTTGTCAAATCAAGATCCTGAAACTCTGCGTCTAGATCAACACTCTTTACTGGAGTCGTTAAAGGAACAGAATCAGGAACACTAGATAAAGGCGAGATAGCTGTTGCTTGATTACTCAGAACAGCACTTTGCAATTGAGGAGAGGCTGGATCTTCTACCGATTTATCACTACTAGAGGCTCCTCTGAGCATCTGGTAAGAATGGGTATAGCTGGTTAAAGTCTTACCTGTTTGGCTGGCATAGCCACGGTAATAAGGTACAAACGCCGAGCCAAAATTCTGATAGTATTCATCGCTATCGAGATAAGAATCAATCTCAGCTTCATAGCCCTCTTCTGCCAAAATTTGGATATGTTCAGAAATCTCAGCAGAATTCTCTGGGGCACGACCTAGTAGGTGTTTGAAATTTAGTTCAATTGCCCGTAGATTTGTGCAATTGTCAAAAAATAAAGTCCGATACCGATCAGACTTTGCTAGCACACGAATAAATTCTAAGACGCTGATACTGCCATTGCGGAGCTGTGACTCAGCATAAGCAGAACGTTCACTGTCCATGACATGGGCATTACCAAAGACCTGTATGTAAGCAGCCCGAATCACTACATCCGCATTATCTCGAGACCTAGGGTTAACGAGTTCTACCGCCTCAACATCAGCAAAAGCATTGAGATATTTATCACTGACTTCTGTCGGTTGAGGAGGCAACTCACGAATTGGCTCCTTCGCTTTAGTTTTCTTCTCTTCTCTAACGACTAGAGTTGCTGCTAAATCAAAACCATCTGGATTGAATTTTGTCCGGTTATTCTTGAGCAGTGCAGGACGAAATAACGCATTATTGATCATCGGTGACTGTGCTTTCTCTACTAAACGGGTCTTTTAAAAATGACGTTTGTATGTTGAAATGCCTGATGATTCGGGCAGATCTGCCATAAACATTCATAGGATTATAGGTAATTGTGAAGCATTTCCTATTAAAAATTCATAAATGTTTTGGTAATGCCTTTCGTGTTTACTTGCTTGGAAAAGCGCTTGATTTTGATTGTTTTTTGAGCAGACGGATAAGAGCGAGATTTTATCTCACCTATATCTTCGAACAAATTATTGATTCAGTTGGTGGCTCACGTCAAATTAGCGTCGTGAGAATTGCTGAAGTTGGGTGAGTAAATGATCAAAGGATTGGGCGAACTTAATATCTACATCTTTTTCGACATAGGAGAGGCTAACGGTCTTTAAACCTTGTATGCCGCAGAGCATTGCTGGCAGCGGAACCTTTAACTCTTGATAAAGCTGCTCCATAAAACCGAGTCCGGCTTTACTTGTGTAGTCCGTACGATCTGTGGTGATGCCATAGGTGACACAGCGTAAAAAATGCCAGAAATCCCGCCAGCAGGCATCTGCCCGAAAGGCTGGGTATAACTCACCTCCTTCGTCGGTAATTCCTGGAAATTCAGCGAGAACGTTGACCCGAGCCTGAGACACAATGTTTGTGGCGTTGTCCCGTAGTGATTTGGCGATCGCCGCGGACTTTTCCAGACTGGGCGCAGCTTGCAAAATCACCTCAAAATCAGCATCAGTTAAATATCGACTTTCATCATCTGCTGCTTGAAACACCGCAATTAGTTCCGGTGGGTAACTATCAGTCCATGTTTCAAAACTGACAATGCGCGCTTTGGTAATAAGTTCCTTTACCTTGGGGCTTAGCATTTTTCCTC from [Leptolyngbya] sp. PCC 7376 includes:
- a CDS encoding phycocyanin, with the protein product MLSPKVKELITKARIVSFETWTDSYPPELIAVFQAADDESRYLTDADFEVILQAAPSLEKSAAIAKSLRDNATNIVSQARVNVLAEFPGITDEGGELYPAFRADACWRDFWHFLRCVTYGITTDRTDYTSKAGLGFMEQLYQELKVPLPAMLCGIQGLKTVSLSYVEKDVDIKFAQSFDHLLTQLQQFSRR
- a CDS encoding phycobilisome rod-core linker polypeptide, whose amino-acid sequence is MINNALFRPALLKNNRTKFNPDGFDLAATLVVREEKKTKAKEPIRELPPQPTEVSDKYLNAFADVEAVELVNPRSRDNADVVIRAAYIQVFGNAHVMDSERSAYAESQLRNGSISVLEFIRVLAKSDRYRTLFFDNCTNLRAIELNFKHLLGRAPENSAEISEHIQILAEEGYEAEIDSYLDSDEYYQNFGSAFVPYYRGYASQTGKTLTSYTHSYQMLRGASSSDKSVEDPASPQLQSAVLSNQATAISPLSSVPDSVPLTTPVKSVDLDAEFQDLDLTTLGYNPERFAGSSQSAQASTSVSPTTWLQQYQAREASAAFPAARKSQPVKLYSGAGTGEVDIVIRAAYKQVFGNVHLMESQRSLTAESQLTQGNITVREFIGQLAQSEHYRSLFFDDCTNARAVELNIKHFLGRAPNDFQEVAAHLAILEQEGLAAELKSYFDSEEYLQNFGDDTVPYYVGYSSQTGKNVAGYNRLFDLMSGASGSDRTVGATMKGSQRTILTKALLATPKINVPIPFNSTDFELAKTIKSTVVELECDSRIPSISDPYTKAFAGIAPLEYIPGCSAEEASIVVEAVYKQVFGNAYLMESERSPQLESAFTSGQISVRDFVRALAQSDRYRALFLEKGNNVKAVELNFKHLLGRAPENYAEISAHVQLIVEHGYTAEINSYLDSDEYIENFGSYIVPYFRGYETQTGQSMTGYTHAYQVMRGASASDKSISRGAYAELDQALLGDRQNEIKDISGLSVNQGEVTTFDLYFAGDSADQPPAVDPIIPVEDTGIQFRAYTGESSYKATIYRGMSAEQRASIWENQANTIAKTEPVTLSPNSTAQEADFVISAIYKQVLGNVHLMESERLTTLESKLKNNEITVREFVNALAKSDLYQSLFISSSPRYRAHELNFLHLLGRAPADYSETVAHSNTLDNESYAADIDSYTNSAEYLEVFGENTVPYCRGFKSQTGQQLLGYTNMFELYDSNSASTRSTATRNQPKLQKQLMANDPAGNPTVYDVRALLRRVLAEK